TGCGCTACACCCCGTAAGATGAAGTAACTTCTTTTTTCGTAAGGTGTTTTATCGTCAAGAAATACGCTATTGTTTTTCTACAAACCACCCAATTGGCGAATCGCTTCATAAACAACTACAGCCACACTATTACTCAAATTAATTGAACGAATTTTACTGCTCATCGGAATAGTGAGTGCGTTATCCCAGTTTGCTTTGAGAATATTCTCAGGAATTCCTCGCGATTCCGGACCGAAGATCAAAAAATCATCTTTCTGAAATTGAAATGAGGTATATTTTTTATCCGTTTTAGTGGTAAAATATATTTTTCTCCCACCCTCTGAAAATTCTAAAAACGTTTCCCAAGAATTGTGTAATTGCAAATCCAATTTTTCCCAATAATCCAAACCAGCTCGTTTAATATATTTATCTGTTAAAAAAAACTTCATCGGTTTTACCAAATGCAGGCGTGCATTCGCACCTACACACAATCTGCCGATATTTCCAGTATTTGCGGGAATTTCCGGCTGATACAATACTATATTAAGTGGCATAAGTAACCTGATCATCTCTGATTGCGATTGCGATTAAAAAACTTCGTGCGATTAAAAAACTTCGTGCGAATAAAAAACTTCGTGTTGATAAAAAATTTCGAACGAATAAAATAACATTGTAAAAACTAAAGTCCGTTTCATCTCGCCTGTTGCTTTTAATCTGTTTTATCATANNNNNNNNNNNNNNNNNNNNNNNNNNNNNNNNNNNNNNNNNNNNNNNNNNNNNNNNNNNNNNNNNNNNNNNNNNNNNNNNNNNNNNNNNNNNNNNNNNNNTGCGATTAAAAAACTTCGTGCGAATAAAAAACTTCGTGTTGATAAAAAATTTCGAACGAATAAAATAACATTGTAAAAACTAAAGTCCGTTTCATCTCGCCTGTTGCTTTTAATCTGTTTTATCATAAATTTAGAGAGATTAATCCTCATTCGCATCCTGAAATCAAGCTTGAAAAAAAATATCCTGAACTCCGGTCTGCTCAAATTTTAATTCAAGTTTTCTAATCTAAATAGATTCTGTCCGTAAACTCGCATTTTTGCAATAATTCTCCGCAGGTGATTCGACGCAGATGAACACTGAAAAAACCGATTTTCGCAAGATAAAATTTTTTTGTAAAAAGTATAATATCAGCGTTTATCTGCTGAATCAGTGTTCATCTGCGTCGAATCCTTACTTTACGGACAGACACTAAATATTTAAAAATATCTTCAATATGATTTAGAAAAATATCGGCTTTTTGCAAATACTTTTTGGGGAGGGTTGTGGAAACTGCAGCGCAAGTAATTCCGGCTGCTTTTGCCGAAAGAATCCCAAGAGGAGCATTTTCTACAACGAGACATTCACCATTTTTTAATTTCAATTTATCTCTTCCGATTTCATAGGGATCGGGATTAGGTTTTCCGCGGGGCATGTCATCTCCGGTTACGATCACATCGAATAAAGATTGATGTTCATCCGAAAGTGCTTTATGCATATTTTTTTTCGCACAAGCGGTAATGAGAGCCAATTTATAACCTGATTTTTTTAGTTTTGTAATTGTCTCAATTACCTGAGGATAGAAAGTAACATTTACAATGGAGCGGTAATATTCCCGTTTTGTCTCAATAAAGTTATCCCATTTTTCTTTAGGAAATTCAAGACCGGCTTCTTCCAACAAGATCGGCATAAGTTCTTTTGAACTTCTCCCTTCATGAAGAAGGACGGTAAGTTCTTGAACCTTACCGCCCATTCTTCCAAACATCTCTTTCCATGCAAGAAAGTGGTAATGAAGTGTGTCAACAATTACACCATCCAAGTCAAATAGAATTCCTTTGATTAACATTTAAAGTGGCTTTAATCCTTCTTTTCAGGGTAGATTAAAAAGACTATTGTAAATAGGAGGAATGAAATAGCAACAATAAAATAATTTTGAGGTTGGGTTACGTGTAAAAATGGATGCATGTGACCCATAAGAAAATCAATAAAACCGAACAACATGAGAATTGCTGCAATGATACCGGAAATCCAAGCAAGTTTTTTCATAGGTTCTCCTTTCCTAATTTATTTTTTGTTTCCAATTTAATTAGAATCTGTCCGTAAAGGAAAATCTTGTAAGCACCTTGCGGATGGTTGTCTTCCAACGGGATTTGTTATCCGCAACCTCCGCAATGGTGGTCGTTTACATATCTCAACCATTGCGGAGGTGTGGATAAAAATCATCTATCAACCATCCGCAAGGTTTCAGGCTTTACGGATAATCACAAATTATTGGATCAAAAAATTTTATTAACAGAAAAACTAGAAGTTTTAATTCCCCAATTTCTGTTTTGCCAACCGGATAAAAAGTTCTGNNNNNNNNNNNNNNNNNNNNNNNNNNNNNNNNNNNNNNNNNNNNNNNNNNNNNNNNNNNNNNNNNNNNNNNNNNNNNNNNNNNNNNNNNNNNNNNNNNNNCAACCATCCGCAAGGTTTCAGGCTTTACGGATAATCACAAATTATTGGATCAAAAAATTTTATTAACAGAAAAACTAGAAGTTTTAATTCCCCAATTTCTGTTTTGCCAACCGGATAAAAAGTTCTGCGTTTTTGTTATTCGGATCTAATTCTTTCCACTTTGTGGCATATTCCAAAACACCTTCATAATCTTTTAAGGAATTTAAAGAACGAGTGCAAAATTCTACTATTTTAATATTTTCAGGGTCCAATATTATAGCCTTTTTATAATATTTTGCAGCGGTCTCATAATTTTGGCTATTAAATTCGGAATTGGCAATTTTTTGAAGTAATTCCAAATTTTCCGGATCTTTCTCAAGGGTGATCTTGTAATACTCCATTGCCTTTTCATTATTATCTGCATTTGAATAACAAGCAGCAATATTGTAAGTCCAGTCAAGATTTTCAGGCTGTAATTCTGCTAATTGCTTAAAATAAAGAATAGACTCTTCATAATTATCTTGATTGAAATTAATTTGGGCGAGAGATTTTCGAGCAGATATTTCCTGAGGTTCTTTTTCAATAATAATTTTGAAATATTCACATGCACTCTCTGTTGAATCCATCTTTAAATATATATTTGCGAGCATTT
Above is a window of Candidatus Cloacimonadota bacterium DNA encoding:
- the trmL gene encoding tRNA (uridine(34)/cytosine(34)/5-carboxymethylaminomethyluridine(34)-2'-O)-methyltransferase TrmL → MPLNIVLYQPEIPANTGNIGRLCVGANARLHLVKPMKFFLTDKYIKRAGLDYWEKLDLQLHNSWETFLEFSEGGRKIYFTTKTDKKYTSFQFQKDDFLIFGPESRGIPENILKANWDNALTIPMSSKIRSINLSNSVAVVVYEAIRQLGGL
- a CDS encoding HAD family phosphatase, which gives rise to MLIKGILFDLDGVIVDTLHYHFLAWKEMFGRMGGKVQELTVLLHEGRSSKELMPILLEEAGLEFPKEKWDNFIETKREYYRSIVNVTFYPQVIETITKLKKSGYKLALITACAKKNMHKALSDEHQSLFDVIVTGDDMPRGKPNPDPYEIGRDKLKLKNGECLVVENAPLGILSAKAAGITCAAVSTTLPKKYLQKADIFLNHIEDIFKYLVSVRKVRIRRR
- a CDS encoding tetratricopeptide repeat protein, with the translated sequence MKTKFVLFATLLLGLMILIGCQSQYMTTAKLAIRDEKKPDKAIENLNMEIKTNPQNADAYLLLSKVYGQFKGDYEKSFEYAEKAVEIDPSKQKEVEGIYRTCWSQMHNAGVKEFQKEEYSKALESIQDANMIFPDSVQTIKMLANIYLKMDSTESACEYFKIIIEKEPQEISARKSLAQINFNQDNYEESILYFKQLAELQPENLDWTYNIAACYSNADNNEKAMEYYKITLEKDPENLELLQKIANSEFNSQNYETAAKYYKKAIILDPENIKIVEFCTRSLNSLKDYEGVLEYATKWKELDPNNKNAELFIRLAKQKLGN